One part of the Caldanaerobius fijiensis DSM 17918 genome encodes these proteins:
- a CDS encoding ABC transporter permease translates to MGKSLLKDIIREIIRTKKRFLSLFFIVLMGVGVFGGIKAASRDMKLTADKYADDYNLMDIQIISTMGLTQSDADSISKIKGVENVEPTYSIDAVVNKGNKGFAIKVNGIDFEKVRYSNVYINKPKLIKGRFPENDSECVVELKFLKDLGYSIGDTVTLNLGSQNQKNLKNNKFKIVGIVESPYYISRDRGPSTVGNGQIQAFMMVPKTAFSMSSYTEIYVLVNNAKRLFSYSDEYYNFIKPVKDDLVKLGKKRSEIRYNDIKNQAQKEIEDAKKALAAKESKYKKELSEAQDKLNQARIQLNNFKQEIYEKQIKYNEQINNGEKRIEEWKKQIKEMQDKLAQNEADLNAAEAKLDNEEKQLNYDANVKKLNDQYDTLKNSLDQLNAAINNDPTLTAQLKPKIDQLNTQIENILKQKAVLDANKQALQTNRKQLEEEKVKLANAKEKLEISKRELVAQENALNKMKIEGQKELEKARKQIADAEKQLSIEEKKYQDSKNEFDREISQAKNKIASAEKKLNEMKKPIWYVLDRKSNIGFVEFGDEADRIKALGNVFPTIFFLVAALVSLTTMTRMVEEQRTQMGILKALGYSKFAIMLKFIIYSAVATILGGIIGLFLGFNILPRIIFEAYSMMYTLPSIITEFNIYYAVLGITMALISTTIVTILVCLSDLKETPAALMRLKAPVAGKRVLLERINFIWSRLNFIQKVTARNLFRYKKRFFMTVFGIGGCTALLLTGFGIRDSISTIATKQFNEIFKYQMVTTFKSDASPNDITELMTIINRDRRIKESMLLSQSNIDVTYNRAKKSAFLVVTADKEKFKDFVVLRNRSNGTPISLTDNGVVITEKLSNMLGVKAGEYIYLKNGDGKEAKVKVTGITENYIHHYVYMSSALYKKLFNKKPDLNEIVSKTIGSSKSLEDDLSQKILKSPAVMTVNFTSSVNKIFQDVINNLLSVVLVLIVSAGSLAFVVLYNLSNINITERIRELATMKVLGLYDHEVSMYVIRENAILTIIGILLGLIMGVFLHRYVMTTAEVEILMFGRNIKPISFLYSALITIGFSALVSIVVHFQLKRVDMVQSLKSPEID, encoded by the coding sequence TATTCGTACGAAAAAGAGATTTTTATCTTTGTTTTTTATCGTTTTAATGGGCGTCGGAGTGTTTGGCGGTATAAAAGCAGCGAGCCGAGATATGAAACTTACTGCCGACAAATATGCAGATGATTATAATCTGATGGATATACAAATTATTTCAACTATGGGACTTACGCAAAGTGATGCTGATAGTATAAGCAAGATAAAAGGTGTGGAAAATGTTGAGCCTACTTATTCTATAGATGCAGTTGTAAATAAAGGCAATAAGGGATTTGCAATTAAAGTTAATGGAATCGATTTTGAAAAAGTAAGGTATAGTAATGTGTATATAAATAAACCTAAGCTTATAAAAGGCAGGTTTCCTGAAAATGATTCAGAATGCGTAGTAGAATTAAAATTTCTCAAAGACCTTGGGTATTCTATTGGTGATACTGTCACTTTAAACTTAGGGTCACAAAATCAAAAAAATCTTAAAAATAATAAGTTTAAAATCGTCGGAATAGTTGAATCTCCTTATTATATATCAAGAGATAGAGGGCCAAGCACTGTGGGAAATGGACAGATTCAAGCTTTTATGATGGTGCCCAAAACCGCCTTTTCAATGAGTTCGTATACTGAAATATATGTTTTAGTGAATAATGCAAAAAGGCTTTTTAGTTATTCAGATGAATACTATAATTTTATAAAACCAGTAAAAGACGATCTGGTTAAATTAGGTAAAAAACGCAGCGAAATAAGGTATAACGATATAAAAAATCAGGCCCAAAAAGAAATAGAGGATGCCAAAAAAGCTCTTGCAGCAAAAGAAAGTAAATATAAAAAGGAGCTATCAGAAGCTCAAGATAAACTAAATCAGGCCCGTATACAGCTGAACAATTTTAAACAGGAAATATATGAAAAACAGATTAAATATAATGAACAAATAAATAATGGCGAAAAACGAATTGAAGAGTGGAAAAAACAGATAAAAGAGATGCAGGATAAATTAGCGCAGAATGAGGCTGATTTAAATGCTGCTGAAGCTAAACTCGATAATGAAGAAAAACAGTTGAATTATGACGCTAATGTTAAAAAACTAAATGACCAATATGATACGCTTAAAAATTCATTAGACCAATTAAATGCCGCGATAAACAATGACCCTACGTTAACAGCACAACTCAAACCCAAGATAGATCAATTGAATACTCAAATTGAAAATATATTGAAGCAAAAAGCCGTACTTGACGCAAATAAGCAAGCTTTGCAAACTAATAGGAAACAACTGGAAGAAGAGAAAGTCAAGCTTGCAAATGCCAAAGAAAAACTAGAGATTTCTAAAAGAGAACTTGTTGCGCAAGAAAATGCGCTTAATAAAATGAAAATTGAGGGTCAAAAGGAATTAGAGAAAGCAAGAAAACAAATAGCCGACGCTGAAAAACAGTTAAGTATTGAGGAAAAGAAGTATCAAGACAGCAAAAATGAATTTGACCGGGAAATAAGTCAAGCAAAAAATAAAATAGCATCGGCCGAGAAAAAGCTGAATGAAATGAAAAAGCCTATATGGTATGTATTGGACAGAAAATCGAATATAGGCTTTGTCGAGTTTGGTGATGAAGCAGACAGAATAAAAGCATTGGGCAATGTATTTCCTACAATCTTTTTCCTCGTTGCGGCACTTGTCAGCCTTACAACGATGACTAGGATGGTGGAAGAACAACGTACACAAATGGGTATATTAAAAGCTCTTGGCTATAGCAAATTTGCTATTATGCTTAAATTTATTATATATTCAGCTGTTGCAACAATATTGGGGGGTATTATAGGGTTATTTCTCGGTTTTAATATATTGCCAAGGATAATTTTTGAGGCATATAGTATGATGTACACATTGCCTTCAATTATAACCGAGTTTAATATTTATTATGCAGTTTTGGGAATAACAATGGCATTAATATCTACTACCATTGTTACTATTTTGGTATGCCTTAGCGATTTAAAAGAAACTCCTGCTGCTTTAATGAGGTTAAAAGCGCCGGTGGCTGGAAAAAGAGTTTTGCTAGAAAGAATAAACTTCATATGGTCCCGCTTGAATTTTATTCAAAAAGTAACTGCGAGAAATTTATTTAGATATAAGAAGAGATTTTTTATGACGGTTTTTGGCATAGGAGGTTGTACAGCGCTGTTGCTTACAGGATTTGGTATAAGAGATTCGATAAGTACTATTGCAACAAAACAATTCAATGAAATTTTTAAATATCAGATGGTTACAACTTTTAAGAGTGATGCTTCACCAAACGATATAACAGAACTGATGACAATTATAAATAGGGATAGGCGCATAAAGGAAAGCATGTTGCTTAGTCAATCGAATATAGATGTAACATATAACAGGGCCAAAAAAAGTGCTTTTCTTGTTGTCACTGCGGATAAAGAGAAATTTAAAGACTTCGTAGTATTGAGAAATAGAAGTAATGGCACTCCAATTTCATTGACTGATAATGGAGTTGTTATTACTGAAAAGCTTTCAAATATGCTTGGTGTCAAAGCAGGTGAATATATTTATTTAAAAAATGGGGATGGCAAAGAAGCAAAAGTAAAGGTTACTGGTATTACTGAAAATTATATACATCATTATGTTTATATGAGCTCTGCGCTTTATAAAAAGTTATTTAACAAAAAGCCGGATTTAAATGAAATAGTATCAAAAACTATCGGAAGTTCCAAGTCATTAGAAGATGATTTATCTCAGAAAATATTAAAATCGCCGGCGGTTATGACAGTGAATTTTACTTCTTCAGTAAATAAGATATTTCAAGACGTTATAAATAATTTACTGTCTGTCGTTTTAGTTCTAATTGTTTCTGCCGGATCCCTTGCTTTTGTAGTATTGTACAATCTTTCAAATATAAATATAACTGAGAGAATCAGAGAACTTGCGACAATGAAAGTGTTAGGGTTGTATGATCATGAAGTTTCTATGTATGTCATTAGGGAAAATGCAATTCTTACTATAATCGGTATTTTATTAGGCCTTATCATGGGGGTTTTTTTACATAGATATGTCATGACGACAGCAGAGGTTGAAATACTCATGTTTGGACGCAATATAAAGCCAATAAGCTTTTTATATTCCGCGCTTATAACGATTGGATTTTCAGCACTTGTAAGCATTGTAGTTCATTTTCAGCTTAAAAGGGTTGATATGGTTCAATCGCTTAAAAGTCCTGAGATAGACTAA
- a CDS encoding transcription repressor NadR translates to MIAEERRTKIIEILKNAKEAISGSDLAKLLGVTRQVIVQDIAILRAKGIRILSTPQGYVLDLEKENSVKRVFAVKHGCDRTEEELNLIVDNGGKVLDVIIEHPFYGELKGVLMLSSRYDVSKFMEFVKEGKATLLSSLTEGVHLHTVEADNEAVLSRIHKVLKEKGFLIE, encoded by the coding sequence ATGATAGCAGAAGAGAGAAGGACCAAAATAATTGAAATATTAAAAAATGCCAAAGAAGCCATATCGGGGTCTGACCTTGCCAAACTGCTTGGTGTCACAAGACAGGTCATAGTTCAAGATATAGCTATTTTGAGAGCTAAAGGTATTAGGATATTGTCTACTCCTCAAGGTTATGTATTAGATCTTGAAAAAGAAAATTCGGTAAAAAGAGTTTTTGCTGTTAAACATGGATGCGACAGAACGGAAGAAGAATTAAACCTTATAGTCGACAATGGAGGCAAGGTGTTGGATGTAATCATAGAACATCCTTTTTATGGCGAGTTAAAAGGGGTTTTAATGCTTTCCTCAAGATATGATGTAAGCAAGTTTATGGAGTTTGTAAAAGAAGGCAAAGCCACACTTTTATCTTCGCTTACAGAAGGAGTGCATCTTCATACTGTTGAAGCAGATAATGAAGCGGTGTTAAGCAGGATACATAAGGTATTAAAAG